One genomic window of Flavobacteriales bacterium includes the following:
- a CDS encoding alpha/beta fold hydrolase, translating to MTYGQQEKRIPLLLIHGFPLDRTMWRPQLEGLRDIARPIAPDLRGFGDSGVTPDIMNMGDYASDLHALLRTMGIQRAVICGLSMGGYIALAFLQKYPSMVQGLILCHTKATDDTEEIRKARLLTAKTAMESGVAKIAEGLFDRLISEHTKRTRVDVVDHLKSMMERQEPAAVAAASRGMAVRPDRTDMLAGISVPTLIITGENDQLIPAIESTRMHEAIPGSTLVQIPNTSHLSNMENSETFNEQIRLFMLSVGRKHHVQNA from the coding sequence ATGACCTACGGTCAACAAGAAAAGCGGATCCCGCTCTTACTGATCCATGGTTTTCCATTGGATCGTACCATGTGGCGGCCTCAGTTGGAAGGGTTACGTGACATTGCACGGCCGATTGCGCCTGACCTACGTGGCTTCGGTGATTCGGGTGTTACGCCGGACATCATGAACATGGGCGACTATGCCTCGGATCTTCATGCGCTATTAAGAACAATGGGGATCCAACGTGCCGTGATCTGCGGACTCTCCATGGGAGGATATATCGCCCTCGCTTTTTTGCAGAAATATCCATCAATGGTACAGGGGCTGATACTCTGCCACACAAAAGCGACCGACGATACGGAAGAAATACGTAAGGCAAGGCTACTGACCGCCAAGACCGCAATGGAAAGCGGTGTTGCAAAAATTGCTGAAGGACTATTCGACCGTTTGATCTCCGAGCATACCAAACGTACACGTGTCGATGTGGTAGACCACCTGAAGAGCATGATGGAGCGTCAGGAGCCAGCCGCTGTTGCGGCTGCTTCGCGCGGAATGGCTGTTCGGCCGGACAGGACCGATATGCTTGCGGGCATTTCAGTACCAACGCTCATTATCACAGGCGAGAATGACCAACTGATCCCGGCAATTGAAAGCACAAGAATGCATGAAGCCATTCCAGGAAGTACGCTCGTGCAAATTCCCAATACCAGTCACCTTAGCAACATGGAGAATAGCGAAACATTCAATGAACAGATAAGGCTATTCATGCTCAGCGTTGGGCGCAAGCACCATGTACAGAACGCTTGA
- a CDS encoding GNAT family N-acetyltransferase — MSQLKTDPFPTLHTERLVLREITMHDVEAVFAIRSDERVMQYIGKPRAKEIKDSVELIARLKKGREDSSSITWGITTKNDPTLIGMIGYHRIQPEHYRGEIGYTLHADHWRKGIMSEAMKAVVAHGFGGLGFHSIEARTDPKNSASNALLLSNGFVREGLFKENYYWNGEFLDSAVYSKLASEN, encoded by the coding sequence ATGTCTCAACTCAAGACCGACCCATTTCCAACGCTCCACACCGAACGTCTCGTTCTACGGGAGATCACTATGCACGATGTCGAAGCGGTCTTCGCGATCCGATCGGACGAGCGCGTGATGCAATACATTGGTAAGCCACGTGCAAAAGAGATCAAGGATAGCGTCGAACTCATAGCGCGACTAAAAAAGGGGCGAGAAGACAGTTCATCCATCACTTGGGGAATTACAACAAAGAATGATCCCACGTTGATCGGTATGATCGGATACCACCGCATTCAACCGGAACACTATCGCGGTGAGATCGGCTATACGCTTCATGCCGACCATTGGCGCAAAGGGATCATGAGCGAAGCGATGAAGGCAGTGGTAGCCCATGGCTTTGGCGGCCTAGGGTTCCATAGTATAGAAGCCCGTACGGATCCTAAGAATAGTGCATCCAACGCTTTGCTACTGTCCAATGGGTTCGTTCGCGAGGGCCTTTTCAAAGAGAACTATTATTGGAACGGAGAATTCCTTGATAGCGCCGTGTACTCAAAGCTCGCATCTGAGAATTAA
- a CDS encoding RNA-binding S4 domain-containing protein, with amino-acid sequence MEIRTITIHTEYIELNQLLKLAGVCNSGGEGKMLVAEGLVKVDGEQELRKTCKIRSGQVVHYRDLEICVTHRPD; translated from the coding sequence ATGGAGATTAGGACGATAACCATACACACCGAATACATCGAATTGAACCAGCTCTTGAAATTAGCCGGGGTCTGTAACAGCGGTGGCGAAGGGAAGATGTTGGTGGCAGAAGGTCTGGTGAAGGTCGATGGCGAACAGGAATTGCGCAAAACGTGCAAGATCCGTTCAGGTCAAGTGGTCCACTATCGTGATCTGGAGATCTGCGTTACGCATCGACCGGACTGA
- a CDS encoding GreA/GreB family elongation factor, which yields MSRGFVREDDQEEAPFIPPRAALPDGVTNYVTQRGLEQLQAERKALETERSAVRGSDDERRRSHAVIDGKLNLLNERIVTARVVERTDGPMDDVRFGATVTFEHQTGPQRGKQFTFTLVGVDEASVKQLRIAFTSPIARALMGNRVGETAEFQLGSVVQLLKIISIY from the coding sequence ATGAGCAGAGGATTCGTACGTGAGGACGACCAGGAAGAAGCGCCCTTCATACCACCACGTGCCGCGTTGCCGGACGGCGTTACCAATTATGTAACCCAGCGTGGTCTGGAGCAATTGCAAGCCGAACGTAAAGCATTGGAAACCGAACGTTCTGCGGTTCGTGGAAGTGATGATGAACGTCGAAGATCACATGCGGTGATCGACGGTAAGCTGAACCTCTTGAATGAACGGATAGTTACAGCGCGTGTTGTAGAACGGACCGACGGACCAATGGACGATGTCCGTTTCGGTGCAACGGTGACCTTTGAACATCAGACAGGTCCGCAGCGTGGAAAGCAATTCACATTCACTTTGGTTGGTGTTGACGAGGCTTCCGTAAAACAACTACGCATAGCCTTTACGTCGCCGATCGCACGCGCCTTGATGGGAAATCGTGTAGGAGAAACTGCCGAATTTCAACTCGGATCCGTCGTTCAACTATTGAAGATCATCTCGATCTACTAA
- a CDS encoding DnaJ domain-containing protein, whose protein sequence is MDHYATLGLTYSADAHAIKEAYRSLAKRYHPDVSKEVNAQEQFIRVTQAYEILSDPIKRSRYDVTRFSPSPRSAPAKEQARYERNVRRDQHSTKARAEHFGRMKYERFYHEYFDSNVAYFVPKMAGCFGIIIGIILCWIIIALVFVLVGIDLNFILIVMFFSIPGGVWLSVLFDDWHNQQAKARARQE, encoded by the coding sequence ATGGATCACTACGCAACACTGGGCCTTACCTATTCTGCAGATGCGCATGCGATCAAAGAAGCATATCGTTCTTTGGCCAAACGCTACCATCCGGATGTATCCAAAGAAGTGAATGCACAAGAACAATTCATTCGGGTGACCCAAGCCTATGAGATCCTATCCGACCCGATCAAACGTTCGCGTTACGATGTGACCCGCTTTAGCCCGAGCCCACGTTCCGCACCTGCAAAGGAGCAGGCCAGGTATGAGCGGAACGTACGCCGCGATCAGCACTCCACGAAAGCCAGAGCGGAACACTTCGGCCGAATGAAGTATGAAAGATTCTACCATGAATACTTCGATTCCAACGTGGCATATTTCGTACCCAAAATGGCCGGTTGTTTCGGGATCATCATCGGCATTATCCTTTGTTGGATCATCATTGCGCTAGTGTTCGTTCTAGTGGGCATAGATCTGAACTTTATTCTCATTGTAATGTTCTTCAGTATTCCGGGAGGTGTTTGGTTAAGTGTGCTCTTCGATGACTGGCACAACCAACAGGCAAAAGCAAGGGCCCGACAGGAATAA
- a CDS encoding chaperone modulator CbpM, with the protein METEELIAIQLYCTNEGIEASFVEALGERGLIRITTIKKQRYVEPEYLPRIEKLARMHYDLQINLEGLEAISHMLERMENMQQEMHILEQRLSIYE; encoded by the coding sequence ATGGAAACCGAAGAACTGATCGCGATACAGCTCTACTGTACCAATGAAGGAATCGAGGCTAGTTTTGTTGAAGCACTTGGTGAACGTGGTCTTATCCGTATCACCACCATCAAGAAACAACGCTACGTTGAACCGGAGTATCTTCCCCGCATAGAAAAACTGGCCCGGATGCATTACGACCTACAGATCAATCTGGAAGGCCTTGAAGCAATAAGCCATATGCTGGAACGCATGGAGAACATGCAACAGGAAATGCATATTCTTGAACAACGGCTGAGTATCTATGAATAA
- a CDS encoding J domain-containing protein: MATDYYKVLGVDRKAKAEQIKAAYRKLARKLHPDLNPNDNDAKKKFQEINEANEVLSDPATRKNYDEFGDQWKHADQMREAQKQRSQQWQGGATGGGSGFGGSDAFGGAEGYDDIFSSMFGGSGGRQVKFRGPDFQAEVRLDLLNAYKTHKQTLTVNGKQIRITVPAGIEDGQTIKISGHGGAGANGGPHGDLYITFHIDPDPKFQRVGKDLYTTENISLTTAMLGSALTLNTLEGAVKLNVAPETQNNTKVKLKGKGFPIYKKDGHFGDLYVTYNVELPKGLSKEEKELFQQLAELRKTD, from the coding sequence ATGGCAACCGATTACTACAAGGTCCTTGGTGTGGATCGAAAGGCTAAGGCCGAGCAGATCAAAGCCGCTTACAGAAAATTGGCGCGTAAGCTGCATCCGGATCTGAATCCCAATGACAACGATGCGAAGAAGAAATTCCAAGAGATCAATGAAGCCAATGAGGTCCTAAGTGATCCGGCAACGCGTAAGAATTATGATGAGTTCGGCGACCAATGGAAACATGCGGACCAAATGCGCGAAGCACAAAAGCAACGATCACAACAATGGCAAGGCGGCGCAACCGGTGGCGGTAGCGGTTTTGGCGGCAGTGATGCCTTTGGCGGTGCGGAAGGATATGATGATATATTCAGCAGTATGTTCGGTGGGAGTGGCGGTAGGCAAGTAAAATTCCGGGGTCCTGACTTCCAAGCAGAAGTACGTCTTGATCTATTGAACGCATACAAGACCCACAAGCAAACGCTTACGGTAAATGGCAAACAGATCCGGATCACGGTGCCTGCGGGCATTGAGGACGGGCAGACCATAAAGATCAGCGGCCATGGCGGGGCTGGTGCGAATGGTGGTCCACATGGTGATCTTTATATCACGTTCCATATTGACCCGGACCCGAAATTCCAACGTGTTGGAAAAGACCTGTACACAACAGAGAACATTAGCCTTACCACAGCCATGTTGGGCAGTGCACTTACGTTGAACACGCTGGAAGGTGCCGTAAAGCTCAACGTAGCTCCCGAAACACAGAATAATACCAAGGTGAAATTGAAAGGAAAAGGTTTCCCGATCTATAAAAAAGATGGTCATTTCGGAGACCTGTATGTCACCTACAATGTGGAACTTCCAAAAGGCCTTAGCAAAGAAGAAAAGGAATTGTTTCAACAACTAGCGGAACTACGTAAAACAGATTAG